The Mytilus galloprovincialis chromosome 3, xbMytGall1.hap1.1, whole genome shotgun sequence genomic interval TACTTTTCTCCATACTGTTGATGACCAATATTTTACCATCACTTGCTACTCTATAACAATCATGAGAAAGtttaattgtttgaataattTGATTCTTTTTTAAATCCACCAGTACCGTCTTCTTGTTTACTCCTAATGCCACAGCAACTGTATTATTTGTGACATAGCAAGCATCAAAAGAATATTCTGTGAATGTAATTACTTGTCTTTCAAAGATGCCATCATTACCAAAAAGCAGCAGGGTACAACTTTTATATCTATAATGGCGATTAATAATTAGGTATTTACCATCAGGTAATATCATACAAATGGGTGCCCTGTCAGATTTTATATCTTCTGGAATAGTCAGAGTTCTCAACATTGATGGTTTGATTTCCTCAATTCTACGAACAGTTGGCACTAAGTTCTGTGCTTGATCTTTTCTTCCTGCATTTAGTCGAAGAGTAGATTggttggtattaatattgatatcACCAAATGATTTGACCTCTTTTAGAATTGATTGCAGAGCAGGAGAAATGATAACCTCTaagtttttttcctcaaaattatCTCCACCTTTTAGTTCATCTATGTATTTTGCTGCTTGTGATGTAGTTTTCTCAATTTCTCTCAGACCAACATACATTTGAAGCTCTGTTCCATATTGTGTCATTTTTGAAAACTCACTTTGTAATTGGCTGATCTGATTTGCTTGTGTTTTCAGTTGCTGTAGTAAAGTATTCATCTTAGATTTCAGCTGTGACTGCTTTGATTCTAGGTCATCAAGAATTTTTTGTTCTAATTTGTTTAAGAAATCATCTATCAACTTCCTCATAGATCGAATTTGTTCTGCAGCCTTTGTTTTCTGACTATTGCTTGTGTTCATGCGgctattcaaatattttataatctccTCTAAGTTTTCCTTTACATTCTTCaaatctttttcaaaaagttGAACTGAGGCAGATGATTTTACTTGTTTCAGAATATCTGATAGGGGTTTCAGGTCTTGACATTTTTTGTGTTTATCAGTGATGCACTGTACACAGCAGGGACAGGCATGGAACGAACAATAGAGTTCAAACTTTTTGTTGTGGTCTCGGCACTGGCTACTTATTTCTAGCATGAATTTTGGTAATTTATGGTAGTCTTTAGTCGACATAGTTTTATGGTCTTTAGATGCTTTTGATTTTGTGTGATGTTTTTCACAGCCTGCACATAGGAGCACCTTACATTCTGTGCACCATGTGACAGCTTCTGTAGATGTTCCATCATCATCATTACATAGAGTGCAATTGTCACCACCTGATGAGGCCATATTCtctctatttctgaaattaagaGTACACAAAAAAtgattgtttaaaatttttttgaCATAATAACATGTACAAGAATGGACATCAAACAAGTCATTTTACTTGAAATACTGTTATAAGTAAGAGTTTTGCCGGAAGGAGTAATACCACCTAATCATAGTACGATCTGGTTGCTTACAAAAAGAGTTGAAAAAATATTCCCTtcaatttgacagttgtaggaatTACTAATCTTACATTTAATTGTAGTAAAACAATTTAGGGTCATCAACCAGGGTTGACAAAAaaccgggttttatgagtattgtccagcccagtgggaaat includes:
- the LOC143069696 gene encoding uncharacterized protein LOC143069696, with amino-acid sequence MASSGGDNCTLCNDDDGTSTEAVTWCTECKVLLCAGCEKHHTKSKASKDHKTMSTKDYHKLPKFMLEISSQCRDHNKKFELYCSFHACPCCVQCITDKHKKCQDLKPLSDILKQVKSSASVQLFEKDLKNVKENLEEIIKYLNSRMNTSNSQKTKAAEQIRSMRKLIDDFLNKLEQKILDDLESKQSQLKSKMNTLLQQLKTQANQISQLQSEFSKMTQYGTELQMYVGLREIEKTTSQAAKYIDELKGGDNFEEKNLEVIISPALQSILKEVKSFGDININTNQSTLRLNAGRKDQAQNLVPTVRRIEEIKPSMLRTLTIPEDIKSDRAPICMILPDGKYLIINRHYRYKSCTLLLFGNDGIFERQVITFTEYSFDACYVTNNTVAVALGVNKKTVLVDLKKNQIIQTIKLSHDCYRVASDGKILVINSMEKSTIIIVNLNDMSQTILEGVRASHLSLFGGYLYGTISMENKVCCYKSTGELLWTFQHHDIDGPVGITLDKNGFVYIASCKNNRIVVVSPDGKTSKTILSDVDGINDPVCIDINRETGIMIVSSKNRETGFVLKRSWNRKAFIYKI